In Thermococcus sp., the DNA window CCTGAGGGCCTCTGCGAAGTTCTCTATAGCAAGGGCCTCCTTACCGCCAACCTGCTTGGCGTACTCGTCGAGCTTAATGCTAAGCTCAATCTCAGGAGCACCACCGGCCGGGAGAACCGCGCCGTCCTCCATGACGTCCTTGACGACCTTGAGAGCGTCCTCCAAAGCACGCTCGACCTCATCAACAACGTGCTCGGTTCCACCGCGGATGAGTATGGTGACCGCCTTCGGGTTCCTGCAGCCCTCAACGAAAATCATGTTCTCTCCAGCAACCTTCCTCTGCTCGACAAGCTCAGCCTCACCGAGGTCATCACTGGTGAGGTCCTTAACGTTGGTGACGACCTTGGCGCCGGTGGCCTTGGCGAGCTTCTCCATGTCACTCTTCTTAACGCGTCTAACGGCGAGGATGCCCTTCTTGGCGAGGTAGTGCTGTGCCAGGTCGTCAATACCCTTCTGGACGAAGACGACGTTAGCACCGGTCTCGGCTATTTTGTCAACCATCTCGCGGAGCATCTTCTCCTCCTGGTCAAGGAAGCTCATGAGCTGGTCCGGGCTTGTGATGTTGATCTTGGCGTCTGTCTCGGTCTTCTTAACCTCGAGTGCCTCATTGATGAGCGCTATCTTAGCGCTCTCAACCCTGCCCGGCATCCTGGGGTGAACGCGCTCCTTGTCGATGACAACGCCGCGGATGAGTTCGCTTTCCTCGACGCTCTCACCGGCCTTCTTCTCGATCTTGATGTTGTCGATGTCTACGGTGTAACCTTCCTCGGTCCTCTCGGCAACCTGCCTGACGGCCTCGACGGCGAGCTTCGCAAAGATATCTTTGTGGCTCTCAGCGTTCTTGCCAGTCATCGAGGTCATGGCTATTCTCATAAGGGTTTCATCATCCTCAGGGTCGACCTTTATGGCCATCTGGTCGAGTATTTCTTGGGTTTTTTCGGCGGCCATGGTGTAACCCTTGACGATGATGCTCGGGTGAATGTTCTGGTCGAGTAACTCCTCAGCCTTCCTCAAAAGCTCGCCAGCGATAACAACCGCAGTAGTAGTACCATCACCAGCCTCCTTATCCTGAGTCTTAGCAACCTCAACCATCATCTTAGCGGCCGGGTGCTGGAGGTCAATCTTGTCGAGGATGGTGGCGCCATCGTTGGTGACAGTTACATCGCCGAGGCTGTCGACGAGCATTTTGTCCATTCCTTTTGGTCCGAGGGTGGTCCTCACGGTCTCGGCTATTATCCTGGCTGCGAGAATGTTCAGTCTCTGAGCGTCCTTTCCAACGTACCTCTGGGTCCCCTCCGGCAGAATAACAACCGGTTGTCCACTCAACTGAGCCATTCCACATTCCTCCTGTCAACTCTTTTTTGCAGGAACACTTCGTCAGCACTCTATATAAGTTTTTTGTTCAAAAATTTCAAGATTTAGGATAAAATTTGTTTAAAATACAAAAAGATTCAATAAGATGGAAGAAAAGGCTAAAACCTGAAAGTGAATTAAACCATAGACTTGAATGTTGCCAGAGGTACTGTGCAAGCGATGTGGGGTGATAGGGTGAAGCTGATAAAGCAGGGCGCCGAGGCCAAGATTTACTTGGCAGAGTTTGAGGAGTTTTTTGGGGTAACCCTCCTGCCTGGCGAGCGGGTCATCGTGAAGCACAGGATTCCAAAGCGCTACAGGATAGAGGAGATAGATGTTAAGCTGAGAAAAGAGCGCACCATCAGGGAGGCGAGGATTCTACATAGGGCCAAGAAGTTCGGCGTCAACTGCCCCCACGTCTACGAAGTTGACATAAAGGATATGAAGATCGCCATGGAGTTCATAAACGGCTTCCGGTTGAAGGAGCACCTTGAGGGAATTCCAATTGAAGAGCGGCTGAAGATATGCAGGGAGATCGGGAGGCAGGTGGCGAGACTTCACGGGGCGGGCATAGTCCACGGGGATTTGACAACCTCAAACATGATACTCAAGGAGGGCAAAGTTTACCTCATCGACTTTGGATTGGCCGACTTCGACTCAACCCTCGAGGCAAGGGGAGTTGACCTCCACCTCCTGCAGAGGGCGATGGAGAGCACCCATTACACCTGGGCCGAGAAGGGCTTCAACGCCGTTTTGGATGGTTACGGGGAAAGCCTGGATGAAGAAGCAAGGAGGGAAATTGAGGAAAAACTGGAAGAAATAGAGAGTCGCGGCAGGTACAGGGAAAGGAGCTGGGTGGGTTAACCCCACGGTAGCGCTCATTCCTCCTTGAATGCTCTCAGCACCCTCTCAAAAATCTCCCTCTCTTTTCCGCGCTTCTTCCTGGCGAGCCTTTCCACGATAAGCTCGGGCGTGCTCTTTCCGATCCTCCCGAACTTTGGCTGTCTATCAACTATGAGGTTCAAGTCCTCGTTCAGGCCCTTCGCCTCTATTCCATCGACCCGCGCAAACGGGAGCTCCTTTCTCAGATCCTCCCCGAGATGGGAAACTATGACAACGTTGAAACCCTTCTCGTGAGCCACTTTCAGGAGTTCCCCGATTATCTTGACGGCCGCACCGGGTTCGGTTATCGCCTCGAACTCGTCTATGAGTATCAGCTTCCTCCTGGAGCCTTTGAGCGCCCTGACGAACGAGCGCATGGCGGTTTCAAAGGCGCCGGCGCCGTAGGCACTCCTCTTTCTCCTGAAGAAGAAAAGTTCGTCCAATGACCCTACCCATGCCCTTTCAGCCGGAACCGGGAAGCCCATGTGGGCCAGCAGTGAGATGTATGCGGTAAGCTCGAGCAGGGTCGTCTTTCCTCCGCTGTTGGCGCCGGTGAGGATTACAACGTTCTCACCTCGGAGGTTTTCAGAACCCGGGACTTCAAAGCCCTCCGGAACCGGACCAACGACGTAGCTCACGGGTTGGGGATTATCGATGAAGGGATGTCTCCCGTTGATGAAAGCCACTCCCCACCCATCAATCTCCGGAAACGTAAAACCTTCAGTGAAGCCCTTTACCGCCAGGAGGAAGTCGAGTTCATAAACTCCCAACAGCTCCTCCCTGAGCTTTGGAAGGAGTGGCATAATACTCTCCAGGATTTCCCTGCTCTTAAGGTAGAGCTCCACCGCAAGCTCGCGCTCCAAGACCTCTCTCAGCTCTTCAATCCTCCCGGGTGG includes these proteins:
- the thsB gene encoding thermosome subunit beta, producing the protein MAQLSGQPVVILPEGTQRYVGKDAQRLNILAARIIAETVRTTLGPKGMDKMLVDSLGDVTVTNDGATILDKIDLQHPAAKMMVEVAKTQDKEAGDGTTTAVVIAGELLRKAEELLDQNIHPSIIVKGYTMAAEKTQEILDQMAIKVDPEDDETLMRIAMTSMTGKNAESHKDIFAKLAVEAVRQVAERTEEGYTVDIDNIKIEKKAGESVEESELIRGVVIDKERVHPRMPGRVESAKIALINEALEVKKTETDAKINITSPDQLMSFLDQEEKMLREMVDKIAETGANVVFVQKGIDDLAQHYLAKKGILAVRRVKKSDMEKLAKATGAKVVTNVKDLTSDDLGEAELVEQRKVAGENMIFVEGCRNPKAVTILIRGGTEHVVDEVERALEDALKVVKDVMEDGAVLPAGGAPEIELSIKLDEYAKQVGGKEALAIENFAEALRIIPKTLAENAGLDTVDVLVKVISEHKNKGVGIGIDVFAGEPADMLERGIIAPARVTKQAIKSASEAAIMILRIDDVIAAKASKSEGGQGGGMPGGMGGMGGMNMGM
- a CDS encoding Kae1-associated kinase Bud32, with protein sequence MKLIKQGAEAKIYLAEFEEFFGVTLLPGERVIVKHRIPKRYRIEEIDVKLRKERTIREARILHRAKKFGVNCPHVYEVDIKDMKIAMEFINGFRLKEHLEGIPIEERLKICREIGRQVARLHGAGIVHGDLTTSNMILKEGKVYLIDFGLADFDSTLEARGVDLHLLQRAMESTHYTWAEKGFNAVLDGYGESLDEEARREIEEKLEEIESRGRYRERSWVG
- a CDS encoding endonuclease MutS2, which produces MRLNPEARALYKNIREEIKKRLLLPGSARFLDEFKPTSDPEEILRRQSYLREGLGRVSTSLAEFIGHVRPVKFRRDYLHDRVLIVDPGEIEEAEKLGLCPVSTSPEDAEGYTLVLSTVSYGIDVELAPSQIAPELYVMPLWENRDTLEALSAIGELTGIKSVAREILNALEELEEVMQKRLVLESLEETVAEAERELNENVSKKLENFSLTLSGRELVEFLGELREGNYEAIFRHFGKVEDEILGMITRTEKDLSTRLGVSVELFPREELFPVRAPPGRIEELREVLERELAVELYLKSREILESIMPLLPKLREELLGVYELDFLLAVKGFTEGFTFPEIDGWGVAFINGRHPFIDNPQPVSYVVGPVPEGFEVPGSENLRGENVVILTGANSGGKTTLLELTAYISLLAHMGFPVPAERAWVGSLDELFFFRRKRSAYGAGAFETAMRSFVRALKGSRRKLILIDEFEAITEPGAAVKIIGELLKVAHEKGFNVVIVSHLGEDLRKELPFARVDGIEAKGLNEDLNLIVDRQPKFGRIGKSTPELIVERLARKKRGKEREIFERVLRAFKEE